In a genomic window of Streptomyces sp. NBC_01231:
- a CDS encoding DUF6083 domain-containing protein: protein MGHLGDAVVGLDKAYWDQREVLEDRAEALRVGANAPAPPAPPICPECGLNADRFPTYADAWVLLEPLDPVEVLPSHFVPPGQRWMVDENGVAWNAGDAEPSPGTACRIAHRLACPGLEPMDLWRWLTAMREENARKAQRLFNPPRLPEPPGVGEAAGA, encoded by the coding sequence ATGGGGCATTTGGGCGACGCGGTCGTTGGGTTGGACAAGGCGTACTGGGATCAGCGCGAGGTGCTCGAGGACCGAGCGGAGGCTTTGCGTGTGGGGGCGAATGCTCCCGCTCCGCCGGCGCCGCCGATCTGTCCGGAGTGCGGGCTGAACGCCGATCGGTTCCCCACGTATGCGGATGCGTGGGTGCTGCTTGAGCCGTTGGATCCCGTGGAGGTGCTGCCGTCGCACTTCGTGCCGCCGGGGCAGCGGTGGATGGTCGACGAGAATGGCGTTGCCTGGAACGCGGGGGATGCCGAGCCGTCGCCGGGCACGGCGTGCCGGATAGCGCACCGCTTGGCCTGTCCGGGTCTGGAGCCGATGGATCTGTGGCGGTGGCTGACGGCGATGCGGGAGGAGAACGCCCGTAAGGCCCAGCGGTTGTTCAACCCGCCACGGCTGCCGGAGCCGCCGGGTGTGGGCGAAGCGGCCGGCGCTTAG
- a CDS encoding alpha/beta hydrolase, whose translation MAFVLIHGASFGANCWDELMPHLGAEALAVDLPGRGSRAEVDLGTVTLADCADAVREDVEAKDLRDVVLVGHSFAGVTIPRVLDLIPDRIRHVVLVSAVVPTDRSRVLDQIDPEVRELVEQSITGGVYHQTREGAAAMLCNDMDEATTTATLNRLTDDSAALLSEPVDLSGYGREIPRTYVHLTRDQCYVEELQQRSIALLRPDVIDLDTGHMAMISAPEKLASVLNTIHG comes from the coding sequence ATGGCGTTCGTTCTCATCCACGGTGCAAGTTTCGGCGCGAACTGCTGGGACGAGCTGATGCCCCATCTCGGTGCGGAGGCGTTGGCAGTCGATCTTCCGGGGCGCGGGAGCAGGGCCGAAGTCGACCTGGGCACGGTCACGCTCGCGGACTGCGCCGACGCCGTCCGGGAGGACGTCGAGGCGAAGGACCTGCGGGACGTCGTACTGGTCGGTCACTCCTTCGCGGGAGTCACGATCCCTCGCGTCCTGGACCTCATACCCGACCGGATCCGCCATGTCGTCCTCGTGTCGGCCGTGGTGCCGACGGACAGATCCCGGGTGCTTGACCAGATCGATCCCGAAGTGCGGGAGCTGGTGGAGCAGTCCATCACCGGCGGCGTCTACCACCAGACCCGCGAGGGCGCCGCCGCGATGCTGTGCAACGACATGGACGAGGCGACCACCACGGCCACCCTGAACCGGCTCACCGACGACTCGGCCGCCCTGCTGAGCGAGCCCGTGGACCTGAGCGGCTACGGACGCGAGATCCCCCGGACGTACGTGCACCTCACGCGGGACCAGTGCTACGTCGAGGAACTCCAACAGCGATCCATCGCGCTGCTTCGGCCCGACGTCATCGATCTCGACACCGGTCACATGGCCATGATCAGTGCGCCCGAAAAGCTTGCCTCGGTCCTCAACACCATTCACGGTTGA
- a CDS encoding cellulose binding domain-containing protein, whose protein sequence is MRRTRILTAVLALAAGLLAGTPPALAAGPERAAIAADTYTWKNARVDGGGFVPGIVFNRAEKNLAYARTDIGGAYRWQEATKTWTPLLDSVGWDNWGHTGVVSLASDSVDPNKVYAAVGTYTNSWDPGNGAVVRSSNRGASWQKTDLPFKLGGNMPGRGMGERLAIDPNRNSVLYLGAPSGKGLWRSTDSGVTWSQVTNFPNVGNYQQDPSDTSGYASDNQGIVWVTFDESTGTSGAATKTIYVGVADKDNAVYRSTDAGATWTRLAGQPTGYLAHKGVLDAKNGYLYLAYSDKGGPYDGGKGQLWRYATATGTWTNISPVAEADTYYGFSGLTVDRQKPGTVMATAYSSWWPDTQIFRSTDSGGTWTKAWDYTSYPTRANRYTMDVSSSPWLTWGANPSPPEEAPKLGWMTEALEIDPFNSARMMYGTGATVYGTENLTNWDAGSKFTIRPMVQGLEETAVNDLASPPSGAPLLSALGDVGGFRHTDLTKVPSMMFTSPNFTTTTSLDFAEATPNTVVRVGNLDSGPHVAFSTDNGANWFAGTDPSGVSGGGTVAAAADGSRFVWSPEGAGVQYATGFGTSWAASSGIPAGALVESDRVDAKTFYGFKSGKFYVSTDGGATFTASSATGLPGGDSVRFKALPGTKGDVWLAGGASDGAYGLWHSTDGGASFTKLSGVEQADTVGFGKAATGASYQTLYTSAKIGGVRGIFRSTDKGATWTRINDDAHQWGWTGAAITGDPRVYGRVYVSTNGRGVIYGDSSDTGGGTDPGPGPDPTPTGACSVTYKVTNQWSGGFQADVQLANTGSSAWNGWSLGWAFTDGQKVTQAWNAETAQSGTAVTAKNVGWNGTVAAGSSVGFGFTGSWSGANPKPTAFKLGDRNCTVN, encoded by the coding sequence GTGCGAAGAACCCGTATCCTCACGGCCGTGCTGGCCCTGGCGGCCGGTCTGCTGGCGGGCACGCCGCCCGCGCTCGCCGCCGGCCCCGAGCGAGCGGCCATCGCCGCCGACACCTACACCTGGAAGAACGCCCGCGTCGACGGCGGTGGCTTCGTCCCCGGCATCGTCTTCAACCGGGCCGAGAAGAACCTCGCCTATGCCCGTACCGACATCGGCGGCGCCTACCGCTGGCAGGAGGCGACGAAGACCTGGACACCGCTGCTGGACTCGGTGGGCTGGGACAACTGGGGGCACACGGGCGTGGTGAGCCTGGCCTCCGACTCCGTCGACCCGAACAAGGTGTACGCGGCGGTCGGCACGTACACCAACAGCTGGGACCCGGGGAACGGGGCGGTCGTGCGCTCCTCCAACCGGGGCGCGAGCTGGCAGAAGACGGACCTGCCGTTCAAGCTGGGCGGCAACATGCCCGGCCGGGGCATGGGCGAGCGCCTCGCGATCGACCCGAACAGGAACAGCGTGCTGTACCTGGGCGCCCCGAGCGGCAAGGGCCTGTGGCGGTCGACGGACTCCGGTGTCACCTGGTCGCAGGTGACGAACTTCCCCAACGTCGGCAACTACCAGCAGGATCCGAGCGACACGAGCGGCTACGCCAGCGACAACCAGGGCATCGTGTGGGTCACCTTCGACGAGTCGACGGGCACCTCGGGCGCGGCGACGAAGACGATCTACGTCGGGGTCGCCGACAAGGACAACGCGGTCTACCGGTCCACGGACGCGGGCGCGACATGGACGCGGCTCGCGGGACAGCCGACAGGCTACCTCGCGCACAAGGGCGTCCTGGACGCCAAGAACGGCTACCTCTACCTGGCGTACAGCGACAAGGGCGGGCCGTACGACGGCGGCAAGGGTCAGCTGTGGCGGTACGCGACCGCGACCGGCACCTGGACGAACATCAGCCCGGTGGCCGAGGCCGACACCTACTACGGGTTCAGCGGGCTGACGGTGGACCGGCAGAAGCCGGGCACGGTCATGGCCACGGCGTACAGCTCCTGGTGGCCGGACACCCAGATCTTCCGCTCCACGGACAGCGGCGGCACCTGGACGAAGGCGTGGGACTACACCTCGTACCCCACCCGCGCGAACCGCTACACCATGGACGTGTCGTCCTCGCCGTGGCTGACCTGGGGCGCGAACCCCTCGCCGCCCGAGGAGGCGCCCAAACTCGGCTGGATGACCGAGGCGTTGGAGATCGACCCGTTCAACTCGGCCCGGATGATGTACGGGACGGGCGCGACGGTGTACGGCACCGAGAACCTCACCAACTGGGACGCCGGGAGCAAGTTCACCATCAGGCCGATGGTGCAGGGGCTGGAGGAGACGGCTGTCAACGACCTGGCCTCTCCCCCGTCGGGCGCCCCGCTGCTCAGCGCGCTCGGTGACGTCGGCGGCTTCCGGCACACGGATCTGACGAAGGTCCCGTCGATGATGTTCACCTCGCCGAACTTCACCACGACCACCAGCCTGGACTTCGCCGAGGCCACCCCGAACACCGTCGTGCGGGTCGGCAACCTCGACTCCGGTCCGCACGTCGCGTTCTCGACGGACAACGGGGCGAACTGGTTCGCGGGGACCGACCCTTCGGGCGTGAGCGGCGGCGGCACGGTCGCCGCGGCGGCCGACGGCAGCCGGTTCGTGTGGAGTCCGGAGGGCGCCGGCGTGCAGTACGCGACCGGCTTCGGCACCTCGTGGGCGGCGTCCAGTGGTATCCCGGCGGGCGCGCTCGTCGAGTCCGACCGGGTCGACGCGAAGACCTTCTACGGCTTCAAGTCCGGGAAGTTCTACGTCAGTACGGACGGCGGCGCCACCTTCACGGCCTCCTCCGCGACCGGTCTGCCCGGCGGGGACAGCGTGCGCTTCAAGGCGCTGCCCGGCACGAAGGGCGATGTGTGGCTGGCCGGCGGGGCTAGCGACGGCGCGTACGGACTGTGGCACTCGACCGACGGCGGGGCCTCCTTCACCAAGCTCTCCGGTGTCGAGCAGGCCGACACCGTCGGCTTCGGCAAGGCGGCCACGGGAGCGTCGTACCAGACGCTGTACACCAGCGCGAAGATCGGCGGGGTCCGCGGCATCTTCCGTTCCACCGACAAGGGCGCGACCTGGACCCGTATCAACGACGACGCCCACCAGTGGGGTTGGACGGGTGCGGCGATCACCGGTGACCCGCGGGTGTACGGCCGGGTGTACGTGTCGACGAACGGCCGCGGGGTGATCTACGGCGACAGCTCGGACACCGGCGGCGGAACGGATCCCGGACCGGGCCCCGACCCCACTCCCACCGGTGCCTGCTCGGTGACGTACAAGGTCACCAACCAGTGGTCCGGCGGCTTCCAGGCGGACGTGCAGCTCGCCAACACCGGTTCGAGTGCCTGGAACGGCTGGTCACTGGGCTGGGCCTTCACGGACGGCCAGAAGGTCACCCAGGCGTGGAACGCCGAGACCGCGCAGTCCGGCACGGCGGTGACGGCCAAGAACGTCGGCTGGAACGGGACCGTGGCGGCGGGCTCGTCGGTGGGCTTCGGCTTCACCGGAAGCTGGTCGGGGGCGAACCCGAAACCGACCGCGTTCAAGCTGGGCGACCGCAACTGCACGGTGAACTGA